A part of Geothrix oryzae genomic DNA contains:
- a CDS encoding branched-chain amino acid ABC transporter permease — protein MNAQIIGQMAVSGALMGLVYALIAYGFQLTYATSKSINFGQGELVMVSAFFSLTLTNLGLPYWLMIPGGLLFGAVLGLVVERAGVRLALEQKSEGWILLSIIIGLFFFSAAENIWGRDDRPFPTPISADPIHVLGVDVTRLELSVAVGVLAIMGAIELFKRRTLLGKAFEAVSADRDAAELMGISATRTVMLSYGLSGAVAALAGILVSPITTVGPTMASALILKAFSVAVVAGLDSGFGVVLIGMFLGALESLASFYLGSGWREAPGLVLLILALAVRPTGVFGKATIRKV, from the coding sequence ATGAATGCCCAGATCATCGGACAGATGGCCGTGAGCGGCGCCCTGATGGGCCTGGTCTACGCGCTCATCGCGTACGGCTTCCAGCTCACCTACGCCACCAGCAAGAGCATCAACTTCGGCCAGGGCGAGCTGGTGATGGTCTCGGCCTTCTTCAGCCTCACCCTCACGAACCTCGGCCTGCCCTACTGGCTGATGATCCCTGGCGGCCTGCTCTTCGGCGCGGTGCTCGGTCTGGTGGTCGAACGGGCCGGCGTGCGGCTCGCGCTCGAGCAGAAGAGCGAAGGCTGGATCCTGCTCAGCATCATCATCGGCCTCTTCTTCTTCTCGGCGGCCGAGAACATCTGGGGTCGCGACGACCGGCCCTTCCCCACCCCCATCTCGGCGGATCCCATCCATGTGCTGGGGGTGGATGTCACGCGGCTGGAGCTGTCCGTGGCCGTGGGCGTGCTGGCCATCATGGGCGCCATTGAGCTCTTCAAGCGCCGCACGCTGCTGGGCAAGGCCTTCGAGGCGGTATCGGCCGACCGCGACGCCGCGGAGCTCATGGGCATCTCCGCCACCCGCACGGTGATGCTGTCCTATGGCCTGTCCGGCGCCGTGGCGGCCCTGGCGGGCATCCTCGTGTCCCCCATCACCACCGTGGGCCCCACGATGGCCTCGGCGCTCATCCTCAAGGCCTTCTCCGTGGCCGTGGTGGCCGGCCTGGATTCGGGCTTCGGCGTGGTGCTCATCGGCATGTTCCTGGGCGCGCTGGAAAGCCTGGCCAGCTTCTACCTGGGAAGCGGCTGGCGCGAGGCGCCGGGTCTCGTCCTGCTGATCCTCGCCCTGGCGGTGCGGCCCACGGGCGTGTTCGGCAAAGCCACCATCCGGAAGGTGTGA
- a CDS encoding ABC transporter substrate-binding protein: protein MLKKTFFVSLLTAAFGLQAAGGDTVKIALTGPFSGGSAPMGTSARDGSKLAIAEINAAGGIQVGGRKMKIEIIERDDEAKNERGALIAQELAAMSDLTGVIGTVNTGVCMAGDKHLQEKGITKIICPAAGSASMTQWSKAGVKDCSIFRFAAHDGIQAAMVVEEAINRKFTKVAVVYDSTNYGVSGRDDMLDQIKKQGNKLTVVAQEKFNIGDKDMTAQLLRAKSAGAQAILIWGIGPELAAISNGQAKIGMKAPLIGGWTLSMSNYIDNAGKNGNGTLMPQTFIEEPITPKAKSFIDGYHKTFKVGRIPSPVAAAQGYDAVYLMAAAVKQAGTTDTRKVKEALEDLKEPVVGVIATWNHPYTKWDPADVTTHEAFRREQTVMGMVKDGRVVFGNDADRERLRKSAVTATPAKVKGKGKTK, encoded by the coding sequence ATGCTGAAGAAGACCTTCTTCGTCTCGCTCTTGACTGCCGCCTTCGGCCTGCAGGCCGCAGGTGGAGACACCGTCAAGATCGCCCTCACGGGCCCCTTCAGCGGCGGTTCGGCGCCCATGGGAACCTCTGCGCGGGACGGTTCCAAGCTCGCCATCGCCGAGATCAATGCCGCCGGGGGCATCCAGGTGGGCGGCCGGAAGATGAAAATCGAGATCATCGAGCGCGACGACGAGGCCAAGAACGAGCGCGGCGCCCTCATCGCCCAGGAACTGGCGGCCATGAGCGATCTCACCGGCGTGATCGGCACCGTGAACACCGGCGTCTGCATGGCGGGCGACAAGCACCTGCAGGAGAAGGGCATCACCAAGATCATCTGCCCCGCGGCCGGATCGGCCTCCATGACCCAGTGGAGCAAGGCCGGCGTGAAGGACTGCTCCATCTTCCGCTTCGCGGCCCACGACGGCATCCAGGCGGCCATGGTGGTGGAAGAGGCCATCAACCGCAAGTTCACCAAGGTGGCCGTGGTCTATGACTCCACCAACTACGGCGTGTCCGGCCGCGACGACATGCTGGACCAGATCAAGAAGCAGGGCAACAAGCTCACCGTGGTGGCCCAGGAGAAGTTCAACATCGGCGACAAGGACATGACCGCCCAGCTGCTGCGCGCCAAATCTGCGGGCGCCCAGGCCATCCTCATCTGGGGCATCGGGCCCGAGCTGGCGGCCATTTCCAACGGCCAAGCCAAGATCGGCATGAAGGCCCCCCTCATCGGCGGCTGGACGCTCTCCATGTCCAACTACATCGACAACGCCGGCAAGAACGGGAACGGCACGCTGATGCCGCAGACCTTCATCGAGGAGCCCATCACCCCCAAGGCGAAGAGCTTCATCGACGGCTACCACAAGACCTTCAAGGTGGGCCGCATCCCCTCCCCCGTGGCCGCCGCCCAGGGCTATGACGCCGTCTACCTCATGGCCGCCGCCGTCAAGCAGGCCGGCACCACCGACACCCGCAAGGTCAAGGAGGCGCTCGAGGATCTGAAGGAGCCCGTGGTGGGTGTCATCGCGACCTGGAACCACCCCTACACCAAGTGGGACCCCGCGGATGTGACCACCCACGAGGCCTTCCGCCGCGAGCAGACCGTCATGGGCATGGTGAAGGACGGCCGCGTGGTCTTCGGCAACGACGCCGACCGCGAACGCCTCCGCAAGTCCGCCGTGACGGCCACACCCGCCAAGGTCAAAGGCAAGGGCAAGACGAAGTAG
- the lpxK gene encoding tetraacyldisaccharide 4'-kinase, producing the protein MSILRHLAAPLAPLYGRVVRARNRSFDAHPERVGRAGVPVVSVGNLSAGGTGKTPLTLFLAEGLEAAGWANAVLSRGYGGRRDIDPMSVEADSDPRQTGDEPLLMARRLDPGRVVVGRKRHAAALRALAQRPGLRCLLLDDGFQHRALHRDLDLLVLDGVRLWGDGRMLPLGDLREPMDSARRAHALVVTRAGRVKDRAAVEAWWSRYGGGPIFWVDFTLGALRAWGTETRSPLPGPAPVAGPAYAWCGLGHPEAFYADLLVAGVVWVGSRSFPDHRGPSPADLVRLQNEARTEGAAWLVCTEKDAVKLGQAHARALGMPLFIAEQRVVGGEDLLAWVHARLEALQPR; encoded by the coding sequence ATGTCCATTCTGCGCCATCTGGCAGCTCCGCTCGCCCCTTTGTACGGAAGGGTGGTGCGCGCGCGGAACCGCAGCTTCGACGCCCATCCCGAGCGGGTCGGGCGGGCGGGGGTGCCCGTGGTGTCCGTGGGCAACCTCAGCGCCGGCGGCACCGGCAAGACCCCCCTGACCTTGTTCCTGGCCGAGGGCCTGGAGGCGGCGGGGTGGGCCAATGCCGTGCTCTCGCGGGGCTACGGCGGGCGGCGGGACATTGATCCCATGAGCGTCGAGGCGGATTCCGACCCCCGCCAGACCGGGGACGAACCCCTCCTCATGGCCCGGCGTCTGGATCCGGGCCGCGTGGTCGTGGGGCGCAAGCGCCATGCGGCCGCCCTCCGGGCCCTGGCCCAGCGGCCGGGGCTGCGCTGCCTCCTGCTGGACGATGGTTTCCAGCACCGGGCCCTCCATCGCGATCTGGATCTGCTGGTGCTGGACGGCGTGCGTCTCTGGGGTGACGGCCGCATGCTGCCCCTGGGCGACCTGCGCGAGCCCATGGACAGCGCCCGCCGGGCCCATGCGCTGGTGGTCACGCGGGCGGGCCGCGTGAAGGATCGCGCCGCGGTGGAGGCTTGGTGGTCCCGCTACGGTGGCGGTCCCATCTTCTGGGTGGATTTCACCCTCGGCGCCCTCCGGGCCTGGGGGACGGAAACCCGGTCCCCCCTGCCCGGCCCCGCCCCGGTGGCTGGTCCCGCCTATGCCTGGTGCGGCCTCGGCCACCCCGAGGCCTTTTATGCCGATCTGCTGGTGGCCGGCGTGGTCTGGGTGGGCTCCCGCAGCTTTCCCGACCACCGTGGCCCCTCGCCCGCCGACCTGGTGCGGCTTCAGAATGAGGCACGAACGGAAGGAGCCGCCTGGCTCGTGTGCACCGAGAAGGACGCCGTCAAGCTCGGCCAGGCCCATGCCCGGGCCCTCGGAATGCCGCTGTTCATCGCCGAGCAGCGCGTGGTCGGCGGCGAGGATCTGCTGGCCTGGGTGCACGCCAGGCTCGAAGCCCTCCAGCCCAGGTAG
- a CDS encoding GAF domain-containing protein gives MSEGILLEKVARGALLPQAERVARLEAALPQILAAVAGETGEVALEATLACLLWEALPQTNWCGFYRRVGEGMLAVGPYQGGMGCLRIAFERGVCGACARTATTQLVPDVHAFPGHIACDDATRSELVIPVMIGGRLEAVLDLDSPHPEGFSGAEARLLEGLLARAFAGAMKG, from the coding sequence ATGAGCGAGGGCATCCTGCTGGAGAAGGTGGCGCGGGGCGCTCTGCTGCCCCAGGCGGAGCGGGTGGCCCGGCTCGAAGCGGCCCTCCCCCAGATCCTGGCCGCCGTGGCGGGCGAGACCGGCGAAGTCGCGCTGGAGGCCACCCTGGCCTGCCTCCTGTGGGAGGCCCTTCCCCAGACCAACTGGTGCGGGTTCTATCGGCGCGTCGGCGAGGGGATGCTGGCCGTGGGTCCTTACCAGGGGGGCATGGGTTGCCTGCGCATCGCCTTCGAGAGGGGCGTCTGCGGGGCCTGCGCGCGCACCGCCACCACCCAGCTGGTTCCGGATGTCCACGCCTTCCCCGGTCACATCGCCTGCGATGACGCCACCCGGAGCGAACTCGTGATCCCGGTCATGATCGGGGGGCGCCTGGAGGCGGTGCTGGACCTGGATTCCCCCCATCCAGAGGGTTTTTCCGGGGCCGAGGCCCGGCTTCTGGAAGGCCTGCTGGCCCGGGCTTTTGCCGGTGCGATGAAGGGCTGA
- a CDS encoding cyclic nucleotide-binding domain-containing protein — MAEPSFIDQSKLRFREGEIVFRKGEMSQQMYIILAGKVRLYVSEEPKGDWAEELSKGDFFGEGSLLEALPRQHTALALEDSDLIAINRGTFLRMIRQNPEVSVKMMQRLAQRHREVGERLETLDAQRPQKAPGGPVANLISVLGGKPHPILSHGSLIGRFDPTTGVHPDIDLSEEDHNLSVSRRHARILCEHGRYFLLEEPGVANGTFVRGERILPGEPRELKHGDRVGFGMVVLFFEKT; from the coding sequence ATGGCTGAACCCAGCTTCATCGATCAAAGCAAGCTGCGCTTCCGCGAAGGCGAGATCGTCTTCCGCAAGGGGGAGATGTCCCAGCAGATGTACATCATCCTGGCGGGCAAGGTCCGGCTCTATGTCTCAGAGGAGCCCAAGGGCGATTGGGCGGAAGAACTGTCCAAGGGGGACTTCTTCGGCGAGGGCAGCCTGCTCGAGGCCCTCCCCCGTCAGCACACGGCCCTGGCCCTGGAGGACTCGGACCTCATCGCCATCAACCGCGGCACCTTCCTGCGCATGATCCGCCAGAACCCGGAAGTCTCCGTGAAGATGATGCAGCGCCTGGCCCAGCGGCACCGGGAAGTGGGCGAGCGCCTGGAGACCCTGGACGCCCAGCGGCCTCAGAAGGCCCCAGGCGGCCCGGTGGCGAACCTGATCTCCGTGCTGGGTGGCAAACCCCATCCGATCCTGTCCCATGGCTCGCTCATCGGCCGGTTCGACCCCACCACCGGCGTCCACCCCGACATCGACCTCTCGGAGGAGGACCACAACCTGAGCGTCTCCCGGCGCCATGCGCGCATTCTCTGCGAGCACGGCCGCTATTTCCTGCTGGAGGAGCCCGGCGTGGCCAATGGCACCTTCGTGCGCGGCGAGCGGATCCTGCCGGGCGAGCCCCGGGAACTGAAGCACGGCGACCGGGTGGGCTTCGGCATGGTGGTGCTGTTCTTCGAAAAGACCTAA
- a CDS encoding DUF1569 domain-containing protein yields the protein MHSLFNPTDRDALARRIAELEPDAQRQWGKMDPAQMLRHCAIALGDLLGERPVKQVFLGKLITPLIRGQIFGDKPFRRNSPTDPIYVVADARDFEAERARLATLIDRVVQLGAAKTEGMVHPFFGRLSGAQWGQLIYKHFDHHLRQFGA from the coding sequence ATGCATTCGTTGTTCAACCCGACGGACCGGGACGCCTTGGCTCGCCGGATTGCAGAGCTGGAGCCGGATGCCCAGCGCCAATGGGGGAAGATGGATCCCGCCCAGATGTTGAGGCACTGCGCCATCGCCTTGGGTGATCTCCTGGGTGAGCGCCCGGTGAAGCAGGTCTTCCTCGGCAAGCTGATCACGCCCCTGATCCGGGGCCAGATTTTCGGGGACAAGCCCTTCCGCCGGAACTCCCCCACCGACCCGATCTATGTGGTGGCCGATGCCCGCGACTTCGAGGCCGAGCGGGCCCGGCTGGCCACCCTCATCGACCGTGTGGTCCAGCTTGGCGCCGCGAAGACCGAGGGCATGGTCCATCCCTTCTTCGGGCGGCTCAGCGGCGCCCAGTGGGGCCAGCTGATCTACAAGCACTTCGACCATCATTTGAGGCAGTTCGGGGCCTGA
- a CDS encoding electron transfer flavoprotein subunit alpha/FixB family protein: protein MTSMILVFCELKDGQIRKPSLEALSEGRRLADAAGKQLGALFAGASCSGSAEAAKYGADVILTAEGPALTSYSSDVFAAVLADAVKSKGATVLLAAATAVGKDVAPRAAARLGAGYASDVTGLSMVDGKLQAVRPVYAGKAFATTSFASGVQVATTRPNVFPAAEKAAAGTTETLAVPASDFKSVVKEILAKASGKVDLSEANVIVSGGRGMKDGANFKILEELADALGGVVGASRAAVDAGWGLPHSMQVGQTGKVVSPTLYIACGISGAIQHIAGMSGSKFIVAINKDPEAPIFKLADYGIVGDLFEVVPELTKAAKTMGIGTN from the coding sequence ATGACATCCATGATTCTCGTGTTCTGTGAACTGAAGGACGGCCAGATCCGCAAACCCAGCCTCGAAGCCCTCAGCGAGGGCCGCCGTCTGGCGGATGCCGCCGGCAAGCAGCTGGGCGCCCTCTTCGCCGGTGCCTCCTGCTCGGGTTCCGCGGAGGCCGCCAAGTACGGTGCCGATGTGATCCTCACCGCCGAGGGCCCGGCCCTGACCTCCTATTCCAGTGATGTCTTCGCCGCCGTCCTCGCCGACGCCGTGAAGAGCAAGGGCGCCACCGTGCTCCTCGCCGCCGCCACGGCCGTGGGCAAGGATGTCGCGCCCCGCGCCGCCGCCCGCCTGGGCGCCGGCTACGCTTCGGATGTCACCGGCCTGTCCATGGTCGATGGCAAGCTCCAGGCCGTCCGCCCGGTGTACGCAGGCAAGGCCTTCGCCACCACCTCCTTCGCCAGCGGGGTCCAGGTGGCCACCACCCGCCCCAATGTGTTCCCCGCCGCCGAAAAGGCCGCGGCCGGAACCACCGAAACCCTGGCCGTACCGGCCAGCGACTTCAAGTCCGTGGTGAAGGAGATCCTCGCCAAGGCCAGCGGCAAGGTGGACCTCAGCGAAGCCAATGTCATCGTCAGCGGCGGCCGCGGCATGAAGGACGGCGCCAACTTCAAGATCCTCGAGGAACTGGCGGACGCCCTCGGGGGCGTCGTCGGCGCCTCCCGGGCCGCCGTGGACGCCGGCTGGGGCCTGCCCCACAGCATGCAGGTGGGCCAGACCGGCAAGGTCGTCAGTCCCACCCTCTACATCGCCTGCGGCATCAGCGGCGCCATCCAGCACATCGCCGGTATGAGCGGCTCGAAGTTTATCGTCGCCATCAACAAGGATCCCGAGGCCCCCATCTTCAAGCTGGCGGATTACGGGATCGTCGGCGACCTCTTCGAAGTCGTCCCCGAACTCACCAAGGCCGCGAAGACCATGGGGATCGGTACCAACTAA
- a CDS encoding electron transfer flavoprotein subunit beta/FixA family protein, which translates to MKILVALKQVPDTETKIKVAADGRSLDPADVKWITSPYDEYALEEAIRIKEGKGAEVVALSVGGDSVKEVLKNALALGADTAVLLKGDGQGDAFAVAQMIAAYAKDKGFDLILCGNKGLGGDNAAMGPMLAELMGIGQANVVVKLELGEGTFKAEREIEGGTEIVEGALPAVITAQKGLNEPRYASLKGIMAAKKKTIEEVEATPATTGAQISALALPPERPAGRKLEGDAAAQAQALLQALKDEAKVF; encoded by the coding sequence ATGAAGATCCTCGTCGCCCTCAAACAGGTCCCCGATACCGAGACCAAGATCAAGGTCGCCGCCGATGGGCGCTCGCTCGATCCTGCCGATGTCAAGTGGATCACCAGCCCTTATGACGAGTACGCGCTCGAAGAGGCCATCCGCATCAAGGAAGGCAAAGGCGCGGAAGTGGTCGCCCTCTCCGTGGGCGGTGATTCCGTGAAGGAAGTCCTCAAGAACGCGCTGGCCCTGGGCGCGGATACCGCCGTGCTGCTGAAGGGCGACGGTCAGGGCGATGCCTTCGCCGTGGCGCAGATGATCGCCGCCTACGCGAAGGACAAGGGCTTCGATCTGATCCTCTGCGGCAACAAGGGCCTCGGCGGCGACAACGCCGCGATGGGCCCCATGCTGGCGGAGCTGATGGGCATCGGCCAGGCGAATGTGGTCGTGAAGCTGGAACTCGGCGAGGGCACCTTCAAGGCCGAGCGCGAGATCGAGGGCGGCACCGAGATCGTCGAGGGCGCGCTGCCCGCGGTCATCACCGCGCAGAAGGGGCTCAACGAACCCCGCTACGCGAGCCTGAAGGGCATCATGGCCGCCAAGAAGAAGACCATCGAGGAAGTGGAGGCCACTCCGGCGACCACGGGCGCTCAGATCAGCGCCCTGGCCCTTCCCCCTGAGCGGCCCGCAGGCCGGAAGCTGGAAGGCGATGCCGCCGCCCAGGCCCAGGCCCTGCTCCAGGCCCTCAAGGACGAAGCCAAGGTCTTCTAG